The following proteins are co-located in the Solanum pennellii chromosome 8, SPENNV200 genome:
- the LOC114078483 gene encoding GATA zinc finger domain-containing protein 14-like, whose product DNNDNNNNNNNNNNNNNNNNNNDNNDNNDNNDNNDNNENNDNNNNNNNNDNNNNNDNNNNNNNDNNDNNNNNDNNDNNDNNNNNDNNDNNDNNNNNDNNDNNDNNNNNDNNDNNDNNNNNDNNDNNDNNNNNDNNDNNDNNNNNDNNDNNDNNNNNDNNDNNDNNNNNDNNDNNDNNNNNDNNDNNDNNNNNDNNDNNDNNNNNDNNDNNDNNNNNDNNDNNDNNNNNDNNDNNDNNNNNDNNDNNDNNNNNDNNDNNDNNNNNDNNDNNDNNNNNDNNDNNDNNNNNDNNDNNDNNNNNDNNDNNDNNNNNDNNDNNDNNNNNDNNDNNDNNNNNDNNDNNDNNNNNDNNDNNDNNNNNDNNDNNDNNNNNDNNDNNDNNNNNDNNDNNDNNNNNDNNDNNDNNNNNDNNDNNDNNNNNDNNDNNDNNNNNDNNDNNDNNNNNDNNDNNDNNNNNDNNDNNDNNNNNDNNDNNDNNNNNDNNDNNDNNNNNDNNDNNDNNNNNDNNDNNDNNNNNDNNDNNDNNNNNDNND is encoded by the exons gacaacaacgacaacaacaacaacaacaacaacaacaacaacaacaacaacaacaacaacaacaacgacaacaacgacaacaacgacaacaacgacaacaacgacaacaacgaaaacaacgacaacaacaacaacaacaacaacaacgacaacaacaacaacaacgacaacaacaacaaca acaacaacgacaacaacgacaacaacaacaacaacgacaacaatgacaacaacgacaacaacaacaacaacgacaacaatgacaacaacgacaacaacaacaacaacgacaacaatgacaacaacgacaacaacaacaacaacgacaacaatgacaacaacgacaacaacaacaacaacgacaacaatgacaacaacgacaacaacaacaacaacgacaacaatgacaacaacgacaacaacaacaacaacgacaacaatgacaacaacgacaacaacaacaacaacgacaacaatgacaacaacgacaacaacaacaacaacgacaacaatgacaacaacgacaacaacaacaacaacgacaacaatgacaacaacgacaacaacaacaacaacgacaacaatgacaacaacgacaacaacaacaacaacgacaacaatgacaacaacgacaacaacaacaacaacgacaacaatgacaacaacgacaacaacaacaacaacgacaacaatgacaacaacgacaacaacaacaacaacgacaacaatgacaacaacgacaacaacaacaacaacgacaacaatgacaacaacgacaacaacaacaacaacgacaacaatgacaacaacgacaacaacaacaacaacgacaacaatgacaacaacgacaacaacaacaacaacgacaacaatgacaacaacgacaacaacaacaacaacgacaacaatgacaacaacgacaacaacaacaacaacgacaacaatgacaacaacgacaacaacaacaacaacgacaacaatgacaacaacgacaacaacaacaacaacgacaacaatgacaacaacgacaacaacaacaacaacgacaacaatgacaacaacgacaacaacaacaacaacgacaacaatgacaacaacgacaacaacaacaacaacgacaacaatgacaacaacgacaacaacaacaacaacgacaacaatgacaacaacgacaacaacaacaacaacgacaacaatgacaacaacgacaacaacaacaacaacgacaacaatgacaacaacgacaacaacaacaacaacgacaacaatgacaacaacgacaacaacaacaacaacgacaacaatgacaacaacgacaacaacaacaacaacgacaacaatgacaacaacgacaacaacaacaacaacgacaacaatgacaacaacgacaacaacaacaacaacgacaacaatgacaacaacgacaacaacaacaacaacgacaacaatgacaacaacgacaacaacaacaacaacgacaacaatgacaacaacgacaacaacaacaacaacgacaacaatgacaacaacgacaacaacaacaacaacgacaacaatgacaacaacgacaacaacaacaacaacgacaacaatgac